The following proteins come from a genomic window of Burkholderia sp. PAMC 26561:
- a CDS encoding DUF748 domain-containing protein — MAAFKQARWSHRIAILLACIALVIVGGWGVMVHELKLQVAELLGPNGSAERIDVGFFTVTLKRVELRAPREWPTKDLFRAEHAAIKLEWRTIFTPSVHAEYVFVDQYYLSVVRARNGSLRVLPRFTSEEREADGQSCAAAKRANADKLIDYIVLRNGTVDLVDETIRTPPYRIVITNAGGEVRHLRLPDLSNPTIIELTGSLHGPSHEGVVSSKGSIILANSDSRLQTHLRNVDITLFDPYLIREAGSTAKARGGTIDLALDATIQNGRIRAPGSVVLKNLELAQSKKAGDTIASVPAKSAVAALKDSSGTIKLKFELDGNLRDPHFSLTQSVGAEIMKGFPNAVASGASGIVKGATQAVEGIGRKLGSLLSK; from the coding sequence ATGGCTGCATTCAAACAGGCGAGATGGTCCCACCGTATTGCCATACTGCTAGCGTGTATTGCTCTGGTTATCGTAGGCGGTTGGGGCGTCATGGTGCACGAACTCAAACTACAAGTGGCCGAGTTACTAGGTCCCAACGGGTCCGCGGAGCGCATCGACGTGGGATTTTTCACCGTCACGCTTAAGCGCGTCGAGTTACGCGCTCCACGAGAATGGCCTACAAAGGATTTGTTTCGTGCGGAACACGCGGCAATAAAACTCGAATGGCGAACGATTTTTACGCCCAGCGTTCACGCTGAGTACGTCTTCGTCGATCAATACTATTTATCAGTTGTTCGGGCGCGTAACGGTAGCCTTCGCGTGTTGCCGCGCTTCACGTCCGAAGAGCGGGAAGCGGATGGGCAGTCCTGTGCAGCAGCCAAGCGCGCGAACGCCGACAAGCTGATCGACTATATCGTGCTCCGCAACGGCACCGTTGATCTTGTTGATGAGACAATTCGAACGCCACCCTACCGCATCGTGATCACGAACGCCGGCGGTGAAGTGCGTCATTTACGCCTTCCCGATCTGTCAAATCCTACGATCATTGAACTAACGGGTTCTTTGCACGGGCCGTCGCACGAAGGGGTAGTGTCGAGCAAGGGGTCGATCATCCTTGCGAACAGCGACTCGCGATTGCAAACGCACCTGCGCAACGTCGATATCACCTTGTTTGACCCCTATCTAATCAGGGAGGCAGGCAGCACGGCGAAGGCGCGCGGCGGAACGATCGATCTCGCATTGGACGCGACCATTCAAAACGGACGTATCCGTGCCCCCGGCTCCGTCGTTCTCAAGAATCTAGAACTCGCACAAAGCAAAAAAGCGGGCGATACCATCGCGTCCGTGCCAGCGAAATCAGCCGTAGCGGCGCTTAAAGACTCTTCAGGAACCATCAAGCTCAAGTTTGAACTGGATGGCAACCTTCGCGACCCTCATTTTTCCCTGACACAGAGCGTGGGCGCGGAAATCATGAAAGGCTTTCCCAATGCGGTGGCTTCGGGAGCCAGCGGGATAGTGAAAGGGGCAACGCAGGCCGTAGAAGGCATCGGGCGCAAATTGGGAAGCTTGCTCTCGAAATAA
- a CDS encoding PQQ-dependent sugar dehydrogenase, with protein MSHGIARIALVAILSGCLAACGATSTVPETTGFGPAPPLPAPAKSIITTVNIAPVRSFSQADRPKATAGFTVNAYARDLNHPRWLYVLPNGDVLVAEADAPEVHDQTGGPIKRFTAWVRKQVMKRAGAGVPSPDKIILLRKASESGEPATKTVLIENLHSPFGMALVGNDLYIADTDALLRFPYVAGETMIHSPGVKVAELPAGPIDHHWTKNIIASADNAHLFITVGSNSNAAENGIDVESDRARILIFDIKTGTMRPFATGLRNANGLAWQPQTGELWTAVNERDDLGNDLVPDYMTAVHEGAFYGWPYSYYGSHVDQRVQPQRPDLVATAVVPDYALGNHTASLGLVFYKGSLFPDHYRNGAFVGQHGSWNRKPRTGYKVVFVPFANGRPSGPPEDFLDGFLDSEGHAKGRPVGVVVDKDGALLVADDVGNAIWRVAPGKKNAP; from the coding sequence ATGAGCCATGGAATTGCAAGAATCGCACTGGTCGCAATTCTAAGCGGATGTCTTGCCGCATGCGGCGCGACCTCCACTGTGCCGGAAACAACCGGATTCGGTCCCGCACCGCCTCTGCCCGCTCCCGCGAAATCAATAATCACGACGGTCAATATCGCACCTGTCAGAAGCTTCAGCCAAGCGGATCGTCCAAAGGCAACGGCGGGATTCACCGTCAACGCATACGCGCGTGACCTCAATCACCCTCGCTGGCTGTACGTGCTTCCGAACGGCGACGTGCTCGTTGCCGAAGCTGACGCGCCAGAGGTACACGATCAGACAGGCGGACCGATCAAACGGTTCACGGCGTGGGTCAGAAAGCAGGTCATGAAACGCGCGGGCGCAGGCGTACCGAGCCCCGACAAAATCATCCTGTTGCGCAAGGCGAGCGAGAGCGGCGAACCCGCGACCAAGACCGTCCTGATCGAGAACCTCCATTCGCCGTTCGGCATGGCGTTGGTCGGCAACGATCTGTACATAGCTGACACAGATGCCCTTCTGCGGTTTCCCTATGTCGCGGGCGAAACTATGATCCATAGCCCGGGCGTAAAGGTAGCTGAGCTGCCGGCCGGTCCGATCGATCATCACTGGACAAAAAATATCATCGCAAGCGCGGACAACGCTCACTTGTTCATCACGGTCGGCTCGAACAGCAATGCCGCTGAAAACGGTATCGATGTGGAATCGGACCGTGCACGAATTCTCATTTTTGATATCAAGACAGGGACTATGCGTCCCTTCGCGACCGGTTTGCGCAATGCAAATGGGCTCGCATGGCAACCCCAAACCGGCGAGTTGTGGACCGCCGTCAACGAACGCGACGATCTCGGCAACGACCTGGTTCCTGACTATATGACCGCAGTACACGAGGGCGCCTTTTACGGATGGCCCTATAGCTATTATGGTTCGCATGTGGACCAACGGGTGCAACCGCAGCGGCCCGATCTCGTGGCGACAGCCGTCGTTCCAGACTACGCATTAGGCAACCATACGGCCTCGCTTGGCCTTGTTTTCTATAAAGGATCATTGTTTCCGGATCACTACCGGAACGGCGCTTTCGTCGGGCAGCATGGCTCCTGGAACCGCAAACCTCGCACAGGATACAAAGTGGTTTTCGTGCCGTTCGCCAATGGAAGACCGTCGGGTCCTCCCGAAGATTTCCTTGATGGCTTCCTCGATTCAGAAGGTCATGCGAAAGGACGGCCCGTTGGCGTCGTTGTCGATAAAGACGGCGCCTTGCTAGTCGCGGACGATGTCGGCAACGCGATATGGCGCGTTGCCCCGGGAAAAAAGAACGCTCCATAA